The sequence CTGAAGTTGCAGCGCTCTTCCGCACACAATCCAGAGCATATTGGACCAACCTATTTGCCACTCACGATTGCTGCTGCGAACCGGTTTTATCCCTGGATGAAGTATTCGCTCATCCGCAGACTGTGCATCGCCAGTTATGGCACGATGGGAATTTGGCTATGCCGCTGGATGGCCGCGAAACGCCCCAATCCCCTGCACCTGTCTTGGGTCAGCACACCTCGGAAATACTAGCCGAATTGGGCTACACGGCGACGGATATGGAACGCTTACGGCAAAAAGGTGTCATCTGACCATAAAACCAAACCCGTGAGGGCGATAGATGTTCGAAAAGGAGGCTCTATGCCTGTCATTTCATCAAGGGAAGATATTGAACAATTATTTCAGCAATTGTGCGCCGAGGCTGGACGCCAGGGCGTGATTGGCTTTTCTTCCTTGGACATGATCCTTTTGCTTCCGGAGCAGCAGCAGTATCTGGAGAAGAAATTGAAAACCCTTGGGCGAGAGATAACCGCCATTTCCCTTGGTGTGTTCTACCACGAGCACGAAGTCCTATCCATACCCGCTACCTGGCAAAGCAAGCCCTCACCCAATGACTGCTGGAACGAGTATGCACAGGCCTACATTACACTCAACCACACGCTCAACAATATCGCGCAGAAGATGGTGACTCGTTTTGGTGGCATTGCTGAGCAGGCGACCATAGAGGGCTGGGCCGGACAGGTCAGGCATGTTAGGGAATACTTCCCCCACTGTGTGTCACATCGCGTCTTCGCGGAGGCGGCTGGTCTGGGCTGGAGAGGTAAGCACGGCTTGATCGTTACGCCAGAGGCAGGTCCAGCGCTGCGCTTTGCTACGATTTTCATCTCAGGTCGCATTCCAAGCTCGCCAAAAGAATTGCCAGGATGCAGCGAATGCCGTTTGTGCCTGGAAGCCTGCCCCATTCTACGCAAAGCCAGTGATTATCGCGAAGCCTGCCGACAGCGCATTCGCGCCCTTGGCCTGCAAGCAGATGTATGCGGCATCTGCGTGCGCGCATGCTGGGAACACATCAGAAAAACAAGCGGATAACAAGCAAGGTCAAGCCGCCACTGGTGGTTGCGTTTGCTTTTTCCGGGCTGGATCATGGAGAAATACGATTGTCTCCGCGCTATACCTTCCCAAAGCGATAGCGGATCAACGTCCAGAGCGCTGGAAGACCATCTTTCCAGGGGTTCAGCTTTTTCTCTTTGCGCGGCTTGTACCAGATAGGTACCTCATGGATCGAGTAACCCCTGCGCAACAGTTTTGCGGTAATCTCCGGCTCAATCTGAAAACGGCTAGGGCGCAGATTCAGTTCCTGCATCACCTTGCGGGGCATCAGCTTGTAGCAGGTCTCCATATCGGATATCTGGGCTCCATAGAGCACATTCGTGACAAAAGTCAGGAATTGGTTCCCCAGACGAAAAAACAGCTTCTGCCTGCTGAGATCGCGTACACCGTAAACCACTTGAGCCTTGCCGTTCAGGATTGGCTCGAGCAGCCTTGGATAGTCATCTGGATTGTACTCTAGATCGGCATCCTGGATGATGACCCAATCGCCGGTAGCATGGCTGAGAGCGGTACGAATGCTCGTACCCTTGCCTTGATTCACCTCGTGGCGGTAAATGCGCACGCGTGGATCCCGGACGCTGTTTAACATCGTCCAGGTATTGTCAGTGGAGCAATCGTCCACCACAATCACTTCTTTATCAACGGGAACTGCCAGCACACGGTCAAGCAATTCCTTGACACTTTCCTCTTCGTTGAACACAGGAATCAATACAGATAGTTTCACAATCGCTCCTTCGTTCGGGTTGTGATTTAAGGCAAGATACACGCTGCACATTACTGCTGTGATCTGCCACCGTTTCCCAGCTATTGGGTTGGCCCTGTGACACGATATATGCCATTCTAGCGAGGGGTTGAGTAGTTGTCAAACTCGCGCGATCTTGGGTTGCGATATCCATTCGGGCAGTCACCTGAGATCCCGCCCCGAAGAATCAGGATTTTGCAGGAGTGTTCCAAGTGCGCAACTTGCCAGGCCCAGCAGGATGTGGTATACTTCAGTGCAGTATAGTGCCCCTGTAGCTCAGAGGACAGAGCGAGGGCGTCCTAAGCCCTGTCGTCGGGGGTTCGAATCCCTCCAGGGGCGCTTTTCCTATTTATGCGAGATGCTTGGGCTGTTCCTCAGCAACACACAACGGCAGATCGCATTACGCGAGGCGTTTTGCGTGATAAAGCAATCCCGCGTATGAGGCTGGGAGATTGCTTCGCCGCCTGGCCGAGTCTTCTGCTCTACCGACGCAAGAACTCGATGAGAATAGGATTGACCACCTCTGGACGCTCGTAGTGGGGGACGTGTCCGGCATCCTCAATAGCATGGAAATCCGCCCCAGGCATGGCCGCGAGGACTTGGCGGTGCGTTTCAAAGGGTATAGTCTTGTCCAGGCGTCCCCAGATGAGCAGGATGGGACGCCCTTGCTTGCCCACGCGGCGGTAGACCTCGCTGTGGTCGCGCAGGACATCGCCACGCAAAGTGGAGAGGATAGCGCGGCGAAAACCAATGTAGTGTGTCTGTGGTAGGTACTTGGCGCGAAAATCGGGAAAGCGCTCCGGATGCACAAAGTCATTGCCCTGCGAGTTGACCATAACCCGCTCAAAGAGGAGGTCCATCAGCCGTTCACCAAGCCAAGGCAGGGTGATGATATTGCCCAGGACTGGTTTAGCAAAGGGCAAGCCGGCTGGGTCAATCAAGATGAGTTTGCGCACGCGCTCCGGATAACGATCAGCAAAGCTCACGGCGATGGGACCGCCCATGGAGAGACCTACCACGTCTACAGCGCGCTCAATGCCCAACGCTTGTAACAAGTTCAGTGCCTGCCGCACGAAGAGGTCAAGAGTATATTCCGTCTCTGGACGGTCAGAGAAACCACGCCCATATAGGTCATAACGCAAGGGTCGGA is a genomic window of Chloroflexota bacterium containing:
- a CDS encoding alpha/beta fold hydrolase produces the protein MAAYRFRGEDKALDDEAREGAPGQFVALPDGVVHYELAGPLDGQPVVLIHGFSVPYYIWDPTFPALAEAGFRPLRYDLYGRGFSDRPETEYTLDLFVRQALNLLQALGIERAVDVVGLSMGGPIAVSFADRYPERVRKLILIDPAGLPFAKPVLGNIITLPWLGERLMDLLFERVMVNSQGNDFVHPERFPDFRAKYLPQTHYIGFRRAILSTLRGDVLRDHSEVYRRVGKQGRPILLIWGRLDKTIPFETHRQVLAAMPGADFHAIEDAGHVPHYERPEVVNPILIEFLRR
- a CDS encoding glycosyltransferase family 2 protein; protein product: MCSVYLALNHNPNEGAIVKLSVLIPVFNEEESVKELLDRVLAVPVDKEVIVVDDCSTDNTWTMLNSVRDPRVRIYRHEVNQGKGTSIRTALSHATGDWVIIQDADLEYNPDDYPRLLEPILNGKAQVVYGVRDLSRQKLFFRLGNQFLTFVTNVLYGAQISDMETCYKLMPRKVMQELNLRPSRFQIEPEITAKLLRRGYSIHEVPIWYKPRKEKKLNPWKDGLPALWTLIRYRFGKV